A region from the Lolium perenne isolate Kyuss_39 chromosome 4, Kyuss_2.0, whole genome shotgun sequence genome encodes:
- the LOC127348501 gene encoding uncharacterized protein, whose product MTGSKSRHRRARAAAAKLRESQQCRPCAAVEVPSAQESSRASQPATATFRRSSVLAHLSMSFTTYHPLLFLPSLNRIFRSGGLSFPAALLPAETSSTEPSSQSSEKPRYEIGPILEMVMGDFCVETADRSALADECMRLYSELATEKIRIRILDDIAMKSFTASNEIQRRSLGQAETMDKLAGLILNLTVRTDKLEAELSQVKALNSELKRQAGSR is encoded by the exons atgaccgggagcaagtctcgccacagaagggctcgtgcggctgcggcgaagctgagggaatcccagcaatgccgtccctgtgctgctgtcgaggtgccttctgcgcaagagtcttcaagggcgtcgcagcccgcgactgccaccttcaggcgatcctccgttcttgcgcatctttctatgtctttcacaacttatcatcccctccttttcttaccttctctcaatcgtatattcaggtcgggcggccttagttttcccgcagccctcctgcctgcggaaacatcttccacggagccaagttctcaaagcagcgag aagccccgctacgagatcgggcccattttagaaatggttatgggcgatttctgcgtcgagacggcggacagaagcgccctcgccgatgagtgcatgagactttattctgagctcgccactgagaagatccggattcgcattctcgatgatatcgccatgaaatcgttcactgcgagtaatgagatccagcggcggagcctcggccaggcggagaccatggacaaactcgccggactgatcctgaacctcacggttaggacggacaaactagaggccgagctgtcacaggttaaggctctcaactccgagctgaagcgtcaagcaggctcaaggtag